A genomic segment from Longimicrobium sp. encodes:
- a CDS encoding DUF3800 domain-containing protein — protein sequence MLYFAYIDEFGHIGPYVSREHSKYKTSPIFGLGGVLLPAGDVRGFGEFFLAHKAWLLADEIRANRIKDPSSWEKKGSALYTTNNFTRYRR from the coding sequence ATGCTCTACTTCGCGTACATCGACGAGTTCGGCCACATCGGGCCGTACGTCAGCCGAGAACATTCCAAGTACAAGACGAGCCCGATCTTCGGATTGGGGGGTGTTCTCTTGCCCGCCGGCGATGTTCGTGGCTTCGGAGAGTTCTTCCTCGCGCACAAGGCCTGGCTTCTCGCCGATGAGATCCGGGCCAACCGCATCAAGGACCCTTCCTCCTGGGAGAAGAAGGGATCTGCCCTGTACACCACCAATAACTTTACGCGCTACCGACGG